Proteins from one Pyrobaculum neutrophilum V24Sta genomic window:
- a CDS encoding asparagine synthase C-terminal domain-containing protein, translating into MIVERLAESVARRPCDAIAFSGGLDSTAVALAHVKLGHRPLLVNVQLAESPGTDAPHAVEAARRLGLPLVVRYVPMWEALAAVEEVVKAIKLFNPMEVVNCSVQYIALKLARDLGAGTVCTGDAGDEICVGYSFMLAKPREELARYMDPSRWYFCSFDLAKALGVEVKAPFLEAAQHLLSIPIEEKTKCGLGKCLLRQELGDLGQRRKDPAEVGSGFRALYKALEELGRRAEVDLHLDGPARYLYHIYRRAGLTYPKARRNPCPRCGAELDDKRYCKMCGYYGGG; encoded by the coding sequence CCCTCGCCCACGTCAAACTCGGGCACAGACCCCTCCTGGTGAACGTCCAGCTGGCTGAGTCCCCCGGCACGGACGCCCCACACGCCGTCGAGGCCGCGAGGAGGCTCGGCCTTCCCCTCGTCGTTAGGTACGTCCCGATGTGGGAGGCGCTGGCCGCCGTGGAGGAGGTGGTGAAGGCGATAAAGCTCTTCAACCCCATGGAGGTGGTGAACTGCTCCGTCCAATACATCGCCCTCAAGCTCGCCAGAGACCTCGGTGCGGGGACCGTCTGCACGGGAGACGCCGGAGACGAGATCTGCGTAGGCTACAGCTTCATGCTGGCGAAGCCTAGGGAGGAGCTCGCGAGATATATGGACCCCTCCCGGTGGTACTTCTGTTCCTTCGACCTAGCCAAGGCGCTTGGCGTAGAGGTTAAAGCACCCTTCCTAGAGGCGGCCCAACACCTCCTCTCTATACCCATAGAGGAGAAGACAAAGTGCGGCCTCGGCAAATGCCTGCTGAGGCAGGAGCTGGGCGACCTTGGACAAAGGCGGAAGGACCCCGCCGAGGTGGGCTCCGGCTTCCGCGCCCTCTACAAGGCGCTGGAGGAGCTGGGCAGAAGGGCGGAGGTGGACCTCCACCTCGACGGCCCAGCCCGCTACCTCTACCACATCTACAGGAGGGCCGGCCTCACCTACCCAAAGGCGCGGAGGAACCCCTGCCCAAGATGCGGCGCCGAGCTAGACGACAAGAGGTACTGCAAAATGTGCGGCTACTACGGCGGCGGTTGA